A DNA window from Macadamia integrifolia cultivar HAES 741 chromosome 4, SCU_Mint_v3, whole genome shotgun sequence contains the following coding sequences:
- the LOC122075131 gene encoding hexokinase-2, chloroplastic produces the protein MEVAAPSAAVVSFSAAMSPIRRPRARMAVRSTGLSVVPILTNLQNTCATPLPVLRRVADAMTDDMRAGVAVDGGSDLKMILSYVDSLPTGDEKGLYYALDLGGTNFRVLRVQLGGKDKRVIDTEFEQVTIPQELMCGTSEELFDFIASGLANFAQKEGGRFHLPQDRKREIGFTFSFPIKQTSIDSGTLIKWTKGFAVSGTAGKDVVACLNEAMERQRLDMHVSALVNDAVGTLAGARYWDDDVMVAVILGTGTNACYVERMDAIQKLQGQMLSNGRTIINTEWGAFSKGLPLTEFDKEMDAASINPGEQIFEKTISGMYLGEIVRRVLVKMAECGALFGESVPEKLPTPFILRTPDLCAMQQDKSDGLEAVGLILRDIFGVSANLSARKMVVEVCDTIVKRGGRLTGAGIVGILQKMEQDTNGLIFGKRTVVAMDGGLYEHYPQYRRYLQDAVLELLGSEISKNVIIEHTKDGSGIGAALLAAVNSRYRNQF, from the exons ATGGAAGTCGCTGCACCTTCAGCTGCCGTCGTCTCGTTCTCCGCCGCAATGTCTCCTATTAGGAGGCCCCGGGCAAGGATGGCAGTCCGATCTACGGGTCTCTCTGTTGTCCCAATACTGACTAATCTACAGAACACTTGCGCCACACCTCTACCTGTCCTGCGCCGAGTTGCAGACGCTATGACTGACGATATGCGAGCTGGGGTCGCTGTGGATGGGGGCAGCGATCTTAAGATGATTCTCAGCTATGTCGATAGCTTGCCTACTGG GGATGAGAAGGGTTTGTATTACGCTTTGGATCTTGGTGGCACCAACTTCCGGGTGTTAAGGGTACAATTGGGAGGGAAAGACAAGCGTGTTATTGACACTGAATTTGAACAAGTAACCATTCCTCAAGAGTTGATGTGTGGTACCTCTGAG GAATTGTTCGATTTCATTGCATCAGGGTTGGCTAATTTTGCACAAAAGGAAGGGGGGAGATTTCACCTGCCTCAAGATAGGAAAAGGGAGATTGGGTTTACGTTTTCTTTTCCTATCAAGCAAACATCTATTGATTCTGGCACATTAATCAAATGGACCAAGGGTTTTGCGGTCTCCGGAACG GCAGGAAAAGATGTAGTTGCTTGTTTGAATGAAGCTATGGAAAGACAACGATTAGACATGCATGTATCTGCCTTG GTCAATGATGCAGTTGGGACACTTGCTGGAGCAAGGTACTGGGATGATGATGTAATGGTTGCTGTCATTTTGGGGACTGGAACGAATGCATGCTATGTAGAACGGATGGATGCTATTCAAAAACTGCAGGGTCAGATGCTCAGCAATGGAAGAACA ATTATCAATACTGAGTGGGGAGCCTTTTCAAAAGGTCTTCCTTTAACAGAATTTGATAAAGAAATGGATGCTGCAAGCATAAATCCTGGTGAACAG ATATTTGAGAAGACAATATCTGGTATGTACCTTGGTGAAATCGTCAGAAGAGTATTAGTCAAAATGGCTGAATGTGGTGCTTTATTTGGTGAATCTGTTCCTGAAAAGCTCCCCACACCTTTCATATTAAG GACACCTGATTTATGTGCCATGCAGCAGGACAAATCTGATGGTTTGGAAGCAGTTGGCTTGATTTTAAGAGACATTTTTGGG GTGAGTGCCAATTTAAGTGCAAGGAAGATGGTAGTAGAAGTCTGCGATACCATTGTGAAGCGAGGTGGACGACTGACTGGAGCAGGAATTGTTGGCATTCTCCAAAAAATGGAACAGGATACTAATGGTCTCATATTTGGGAAAAGGACAGTGGTGGCAATGGATGGAGGCTTATATGAGCACTACCCTCAGTATAGAAGATATCTCCAAGATGCAGTACTAGAGCTTCTAGGATCTGAAATATCAAAGAATGTAATCATAGAACATACAAAAGATGGGTCTGGGATCGGAGCAGCTCTGCTGGCTGCTGTAAACTCCAGATATAGAAACCAATTCTAG
- the LOC122075102 gene encoding uncharacterized protein LOC122075102: protein MKPSYTIDDLSIPVLNVLLGTPPTDNTISLTIKVLNPNRAFSIHFYYINVTLNYGAQPIGNTDISNITQLKPTQTSSLVKSFTVYQKFTQVIRKLAAIDGKVEVEEGRYVIS from the exons ATGAAGCCTTCTTATACCATAGATGATCTCTCAATCCCAGTATTGAATGTCCTACTGGGAACTCCACCAACAGACAATACCATCTCACTCACAATAAAAGTTTTGAACCCAAACAGAGCTTTCAGTATTCACTTTTATTACATCAATGTGACACTTAATTATGGTGCTCAACCCATTGGAAATACAGATATTAGTAACATCACTCAGTTGAAGCCTACACAGACCAGTTCACTAGTTAAGAGCTTCACTGTATACCAGAAATTCACTCAGGTGATTCGGAAACTGGCGGCGATCGACGGGAAGGTTGAAGTGGAG GAAGGTAGATATGTTATTTcatag